From Pseudodesulfovibrio alkaliphilus:
TTGATAGGCATTGACTCCAATTCTGCTTTTATAGAATTCATTCTAATTTGAAGTGTTTTGGAGTCAGCATGGTCATTTTGATCTCTATATGATGTATAATTTCCCGATTGGTAATCAATGTATTGGCATGAGGCAATTACTAGAACAGCATCATCCATTTCGATCATTTTGAATTCAATGTGGGCTTTGTACAATCCGTGTGAAAAAAGTGAAGCCTTAGTCCACAATTTTTGCAGTTCGTTTTCAAATATTAATATATTGTTGGTGTCCGAAACGGTTGTGAAGCCTTCCGCTGCCATCATGTCTTTAAACGCATCAATCATTTGCCGTGAATATGGTCTATCAATTACAACCTCAGGTTTGCCACTAGTCGTAGAATGATTCACTTTTATTGTACTCGCGCATCCAGAGAACAAGATCGATATGGCGAATAATATGCAAATTTTTCTAACCACTCTAACTCCATTGGTTTTTTCATTAAGTCTAACTAATTCCATGTAACATATCTGCGATTATTGACTATGTAAATACCTGGCCCAGAAATGTGCCTCCCTACTGGCCGATACGGGGCCGGGTGGTGAAGATATTCAGAACAATGCCCCACATCTTGATTCCCCTCCAAGAAACCAATTGACAAGATTTTCTTTTAGTACAAAGCTAGTACAAAGGCGGGTACAGTTAAAAGCTATGGACCTATTATTTAAACGCTTTTTTACCGACTCCCCCCGCCTCCACCACCCCCATTCATACCACGAAGCCCTGATCGACTCCATCGATCAGGGCTTTTTGCTTTGGGTCGGGAGACCCTGCTATTGCGGAACCTCTACCATGTCGTCCTTCGCCTCTGCATCCCTCCTCTAGTCAAACCATCCGGTTTTCTTCAGGCATTGCCTACCGAAGGGCTCATGGAAGTGTTGGAAATGAAATGTATCGTCGTTTCCTGGCTGAGTAAATAATGGAAGAAAAGACTCTTGACAAAGAAACCGTACGGATGGTATTTTTCTATTTTGTGCTTAGCTGGCTGTAGCCGGTACAGAGCGTTAACTCTGACTGAAAGCGACAATGAAGCAGTCAAATCTATACACAAATACACATTGCAACAAAAGTTTACAGAAATCCAACACCGGTTTCTGCTGGCGGACGCCCGCGCCACGCGCCACAAGTCCGGAGGGTTAAGGGACAAAATCATCCATGAAAAGCAATATTGATAACAGGTATCTATTAGAGCGTGGCCCGATTAGCAGGGTCTTTCTGAAGTACTCACTACCAAGCGTTGTCACGATGGTGTTTTTTGGCGTACAAACCCTGGTAGACGGCGTAGTGGTGGGAAACCATCTAGGGCCGGACGCTTTGGGAGGAATCAACATCATAATGCCGCTGTACAGCTTCATCATGGTGTTGGCTCTGATCGTCAGCATCGGAAGCCAGGTTTTGGTCAGTATGGAGCTGGGGCGCAAAAACTCAGACATGGCCCAGGACGCGATGTCTACTGGCTTCAGAACGTTGGTAGGAATAAGTTTGATTGTCACGGTGATTCTGCTGCTGTTCGCTGAGCCGCTGACCAAACTGATGGGTGCTGACGAGCGGCTGCTGCCGTTCTCTCTTGCCTACCTTAAAGGGCTGGTGCCGTTCATCTTGCCGCTGACCCTATGCTTTTATTCCGACGCCATGTTGAAGGCATTAGGGCATCCCAGGTTTTCGATGATCATCATGTCGTTAAGCGTGGTAATCAATGTTTTGCTTACCTTTTGCTTCGTGATCTGGCTGGGATGGGGCAATACTGGAGCGAGCGTGGCCACCGGTGTCGCTTTCACCATCGGGTTGCTGATTTCTGGCAGTATTACCTTCAATCCCAAACAACGGCTGTCGATGCTGAAGGGGCATTTTCGTATGCCGCTCTTGCGACGTGCCATTTACAACGGCTCATCTGAAGGCGTTTCGGAAATGGCGGCCGCGGTCAGCATCCTGATCATCAATCTCACCGTAGTTCGCCTCTTGGGGGCCGATGGTGTGGCCGCGTTCACTGCTATCAACTACATCAACTTCACGGGCGTATTGCTGTTCCTTGGTATTTCGGATGGCCTAATCCCGGTGCTGAGCTACAATTACGGAGCTGGAAACTACCAGCGGATCAAGGAGTTATTTCGTTTTGCCGCGGTGATCAACATGAGCATCGGGGTCATGGTGTTCATAGTGCTGCAGGTGTTTGGGGGGCATGCGATCCTGTTGTTCTTCGACGACAGCGAAAGCCAGGCATTCCAGATCGCGGTTGATGGCTTGCACCTCTTCGCTTTCGTATTTCTTGTCAACGGACTCAACGTGCTGATCATCGCCTACTTCACCGCACTGGGCAAAGCGATGATTTCAATCATTATTTCTGCGGCGCGCGGGTTGGTATTCGTGCTGGTCGGCGTCACCGTGTTGCCTATATTTTTGGGCATTGCTGGTGTGTGGGCGGCTATCCCGTTGGCTGAATTGCTGACACTGGGAGTTGCACTCATGCTGATTTATAGGACACACAAAAAATTGTTTTGACATGTATAGACGGATGCTAAACAACAGGGTTAACCGTGAAAAGCAATTTTGATATGTCTTTTAGTACACATGGCTAATCACTGTACTTGACTTTAACTGATTATGCTTCAGAAAAGCGTGGAGACATCTTATGGCAACAGCTCATAAACGGAAAAAACAACCTGAAATAGTCCGTAGCAAGCTTATTGAGTGTGCCGTGCGCATCATCGTTGAACAAGGGCCTAATGCTGTTACAATTCAGGCCGTCGCTGATGCTGCTGGTGTCACGAAAGGTGGCTTACTGCATCATTTTCAAGACAAGAAGCAACTCAGCAATGCTGTGTCAAAATATCTTTTATCTCAGATGGACGCAGAGATTAACCTGCTAATGTCTCAAGATTCAGTCGAATATGGGCGATTTACCAGAGCTTACATCAATGCAATTTCGCAAGATCTCGCATCCGCTCAAAGCGAGCAGTGGATCGCTTTGGCCATCTATTCTATCACTGAGTCTGAATCGAAAAATATGTGGAACGAATGGATAAAAGAAAAGCAAAGGCTGTATTACGACACGGATTCAGACAAAATGCTGCAAGTTCTCAGATACGCCGCAGATGGAATATGGTTTGAGGCTCTATTGGGGGATGGTTATCAAAGTGGGCATTCTAATTTGATATCTTGTCTTGTCAAAATGACATACAATTTAGAGGTTGATTTTTTTATAGATAGTATCAAAAAATAACTAATGGCAACTTTTGATCTATGTCGCTTTTGGCTCTGTT
This genomic window contains:
- a CDS encoding MATE family efflux transporter: MKSNIDNRYLLERGPISRVFLKYSLPSVVTMVFFGVQTLVDGVVVGNHLGPDALGGINIIMPLYSFIMVLALIVSIGSQVLVSMELGRKNSDMAQDAMSTGFRTLVGISLIVTVILLLFAEPLTKLMGADERLLPFSLAYLKGLVPFILPLTLCFYSDAMLKALGHPRFSMIIMSLSVVINVLLTFCFVIWLGWGNTGASVATGVAFTIGLLISGSITFNPKQRLSMLKGHFRMPLLRRAIYNGSSEGVSEMAAAVSILIINLTVVRLLGADGVAAFTAINYINFTGVLLFLGISDGLIPVLSYNYGAGNYQRIKELFRFAAVINMSIGVMVFIVLQVFGGHAILLFFDDSESQAFQIAVDGLHLFAFVFLVNGLNVLIIAYFTALGKAMISIIISAARGLVFVLVGVTVLPIFLGIAGVWAAIPLAELLTLGVALMLIYRTHKKLF
- a CDS encoding TetR/AcrR family transcriptional regulator codes for the protein MATAHKRKKQPEIVRSKLIECAVRIIVEQGPNAVTIQAVADAAGVTKGGLLHHFQDKKQLSNAVSKYLLSQMDAEINLLMSQDSVEYGRFTRAYINAISQDLASAQSEQWIALAIYSITESESKNMWNEWIKEKQRLYYDTDSDKMLQVLRYAADGIWFEALLGDGYQSGHSNLISCLVKMTYNLEVDFFIDSIKK